TATGTGattgagatgtccttgagcaagacacctaacccccaactgctccccaggcgctgcggatagggctgctcactgccccctagtgtttatGCGTTgaatagtgtgtatgtggtgcttcactgcacggatgggttaaatgtggaggtgaaatttcccgactgtggaactaataagggtcacttcatcTGATTTGGGGAATCTGAGTCTTTGTCAGAGAATATTATGAGAAAAGGAATTTTGGGAAACGACCCATGAAAGATATCAGACCTCAAAGGACTTTGATTATGGATGTGATGCGGAGGAGCCGCTTCCGTCCTGGTGTGGGTGTTTCCGGCTCCCCGCTGACCCGCGGAGCGCTGTTGGCTGATCGGTTCTTCATGGAAAAAACGGGGGATTTCGAGTAGAAAGCGGCGCTTATGTCCGATTCGGGGCGAGCGGGTCACTAGTCGACTCGTTGGCCGTGAAGGCGGTTCTGTTCGGGTGAGTGTCACGGAGCCCGTTTTCGGTGTTTTGTGCTCCTGTAGCGGCGAGCTAACATGTTAGCCACGGGCTAATAACGCCAGGCCACTTCTTCTTACTCCAgttgtccgttccaccttaaatgatgcagtatTCGGGCTCTTGTATGTCCAAAGCGGGGCTTATCAGTTTAACTGGATCACTTAAACAGCCCTTGttctttctatttttgtctATAGCTTATTTTTCCGCTCATAAGgtgtgtttttgtggttttatgcaccagAAAAACACTCAGAATTCATGTACATGTTTATTCACCAGCCTCTCTGTGCCCTCAGCCAAACAGGCTGCCTTTAAAGGGGAGATCCACCCATTTGCCCCCAAATCTAGGACTCCTTAAGTCGGCTCAggtctctttacagtggtggtgatgggaaccagacgtcaccatgactacatcACAGATATTGACGTTTAGTTCACCGTCCAGAACCAATGGAGAACCTAAACAAGCCTTCTGGGATTTTATATTGAGCGttaatgatggtgaaatagtgataaatctaaaaataaataaatcaaaggcTTCtttttggggactgttttgcctcacaccTTGTATGTATCCCTCCAATCTGAATGGGTTTTAGGTCAAAATCGGGTCAGAACTATAGCaaagcagtgaattcagaaccatttttatgtaggaactttctgtgagggagcttttagagggggacgtctggttcctatcaccaccactgtgaacagctctgactgtgagtttatctagaacagagcgtttcacaccaaaccgctctgaacggctTTATGTGGTTGTGTATACTTGTTTGTAGGTTAGATACACCGTTTTATAACTGTCTGTCTCTGAACCTGATGATATGTGTGTTGTTTGCTGGGCTGGTGGTTAAAATGTTGCAGGATGATCTGGTGCGTTATATTGGCTAACGTGGCCTCTTTACAGTCACATCATAAACACGTCCGTTTTAATCCCACCCTGTTCTCGTGTTTCAGACTTGCTGCCAAACCTGCGGCGCCTTCGAAGCACTGCTCTTAGCATTCTGCGCATTTGTTCCGACATAGCTGTGCGTGAGTGAGCACCGGCCAAGAAATAATGTCCTGTGGTTGAAGATGGGCGGCAGCGGCTCCAAAGTTAAAGGTTACTGGCCCTTTTCTGGCTCAGGCGGTGGAGATGAACCTACCAAAGAGGGCAAGGAGCAGACCCTGGCCAGGGTCCGGAGCTTCCGAAACGGGACGCCCTTCGTGTTTACGAGGAGGAGGTAGGGTTAAGTATAGCGCCATCAACACAGACGTGTCTGCTGATGGGGGAGGATTGGATGTCAGTCTGATTAAGCAAGACTTTCAAAGAGGCTTTAGggaacagcaagtaaacaaaactCAGTTGCAGTCCGTCTctctgtgtgaaggttttaaGGGCTTTTTCCTTCCATGTAGAACCAAAAACCCATCATATGTTCTCTGAACTTGTCTGTCTTCAAATTGATCAGAAATGGTTTGAATCAAATCGAGTTTATCACACGGACCGAATTTTTAAGAAAGCACCGGAGGGTTCCGGGTTTGAATGATGGCCTGAAAAGTCTATTTTATTTCTAGAGCACATGTAAAAATGGCTGAAGCTGCTCCCGAGTTCCCCGATTCAGGCATATGCGTCTGTGTGACGTGAGCGACTCAGTCTTGCTTTTCATTTCGATGCCCGTGTTAACCGGTCAGCGCTTTCACACAGGCTGCGCGTCCCAGACGCTGCACTGAAACTCGTGTCATGCAGTAatatacactaaaataaaacatgaaaaacaacgAAAATTAAGCAGAAAAGCGAagacaaactttaaaaaaggcatttttaatttaatttacttcATGACAGAATACTAGTTAATCCTTCTGTGCTGCAGATTTTCCTGCTGTTCTACCAAGCTTGAAACTTTTGCCTAATCACAACCAGAATGCTGTTGaggataaacaaacatgccGTGCACCTTCATAGATTATATCTTTATTGAGCAGAAAGACTGAAGTGAACATTTGGAAAAATGGACGTCTGTATGGACGTCTTGCAGCTCTGCTCCACAGCGCAAACACTGTGTATGAAACTCGCGCTGCTGCGTCGCTCACACCGTGCAGAGGATGTGTGAATAAGGCCTAAGCGTTGGTcgtatcatcaggagattaATACCTGGTGATGCCAGGAGTCAGATGCCATGAGAGCACATTAGGCCTTggtctctctgggtgggtaggatggcctcCCTGTCTCCCCTCCATCACTCAGTGCGATGCTAGTCAGGTCAGGTGTCTGtcagctgatgtaacagaacgggtggttagtgttctcctccaagcgcgTTCAACTGTCCAGTGGtgttgcattagcagcagtcCAGAAAGATGAGGTGGCTCGTCGCAGGACTCGGAGGACACCTGTACTAGCTTTTGCtctcctagcactggtggtatcCTGTGATTGAGGgggtcctaactagtgggtggaattggagacgactaaactggggagaaaattgtggggggggggttctgtcgTTCATTTCTCATCGTACGTGGTTCACCTTTTGGGCATGAAAGGGTTAATGGATGATTTAAGATGATTCCTGTGTAGAACATGTAGTCCAGGAGTGCCCAGTCCTGGATAGTTCAGAACTGGCATAGTTGGatgttataatataatatagattgagagatagagatatttctgaaggcCTTACTTACCTGGATGGTGTGTTGAATCAGTGGATCCCAGCCCTGGTCCTAGAAGACCCCCTGCCCTAAACACTCCTGATCAACCCAATCTGCTAGTCAACAAGCCCTTCCTGAGCTCAACTGGGTGTGTCTTGATAGGCAAACAAAAATGGGCAGTGTGGCAGATTTCCAGGACCAGGTTGGGAATCATTGTGTTAGATTAAGTCTGCTGCTAagctctgcagggtggtagatctccaggaccagtaTTGGGCGCCCCAATCAATCTATTCTGCGATACAGGGGTGTCCTAAAAGATTTGGGTTTTTGCTTTTCTAGCATGAGCTCGGGCCTTGAGGAAGAGTTAATATCACGCTTGTGTCTGTATTGTCCAACTGGATGAAGTGTATCTCAATCAGTGGCCACCAGCTCTGCTCCTGGacatctaccttcctgcagaattCAGCTCCGCTCCAAGTCTCACACACGTGGACGAAATACCGTGTTGAGATTATGTCGGTACATATTCTGATTGTGATGTTCCTTCCATATTAAAACAAATTGGTgcttctgtgtgtctgtgcacgATTAGCTCCATGTACTTCGATGAGGATGGCGACCTGGCTCACGAGTTCTACGAGGAGACGGTGGTGACGAAGAACGGCCGAAAGAAAGCCAAGTTGAAAAGGATCCAGAAGAACCTCATACCTCAGGTGTGTCTCCCTCTCACCATTCATTTCCTTCACTCATCAAATGTAAGGATGTCTTTAATAAACTCTAGTTATCAAATGAAAATCAATCAGTCCATTCACGATTATTTGAGTAATTCAATTGACTCGATTAATGTAACTTAGTGATCTAATTTGTCCACATGAAtcatattaatgttattaaagcaTTATTAATTAAACAATAGAAACCatatcaccccctacgcttcctgtagtgtattacagtctgtcagagcgactgtgtggatcatatgaacattatagagctttttaaatgaaacagtagaagccgtatcgccccctacgcttcctgtagtgtattacagtctgtcagagcgactgtgtggatcatatgaacattatagagctttttaaatgaagcagtagaagccgtatcgccccctacgcttcctgtagtgtattacggtctgtcagagcgactgtgtggatcatatgaacattatagagcttttgaaatgaaacagtagaagccgtatcgccccctacgcttcctgtagtgtattacagtctgtcagagcgactgtgtggatcatatgaacattatagagctttttaaatgaaacagtagaagccgtatcgccccctacgcttcctgtagtgtattacagtctgtcagagtgactgtgtggatcatatgaacattatagagcttttgaaatgaaacagtagaagccgtatcgccccctaagcttcctgtagtgtattacagtctgtcagagcgactgtgtggatcatatgaacattatagagcttttgaaatgaaacagtagaagccgtatcgccccctacgcttcctgtagtgtattacagtctgtcagagcgactgtgtggatcatatgaacattatagagctttttaaatgaaacagtagaagccgtatcgccccctatgcttcctgtagtgtatttcaGTCtctcagagcgactgtgtggatcatatgaacattatagagctttttaaatgaaacagtagaagccgtatcgccccctacgcttcctgtagtgtattacagtctgtcagagcgactgtgtggatcatatgaacattatagagctttttaaatgaaacagtagaagccgtatcgccccctaagcttcctgtagtgtattacagtctgtcagagcgactgtgtggatcatttgaacattagagagctttttaaatgaaacagtagaagccgtatcgccccctacgcttcctgtagtgtattacagtctgtcagagcgactgtgtggatcatatgaacattatagagcttttgaaatgaaacagtagaagccgtatcgccccctacgcttcctgtagtgtattacagtctgtcagagcgactgtgtggatcatatgaacattatagagcttttgaaatgaaacagtagaagccgtatcgccccctacgcttcctgtagtgtattacagtctgtcagagcgactgtgtggatcatatgaacattatagagctttttaaatgaaacagtagaagccgtatcgccccctacgcttcctgtagtgtattacagtctgtcagagcgactgtgtggatcatatgaacattatagagctttttaaatgaaacagtagaagccgtatcgccccctacgcttcctgtagtgtattacagtctgtcagagcgactgtgtggatcatatgaacattatagagctttttaaatgaaacagtagaagccgtatcgccccctacgcttcctgtagtgtattacagtctgtcagagcgactgtgtggatcatatgaacattatagagctttttaaatgaagcagtagaagccgtatcgccccctacgcttcctgtagtgtattacagtctgtcagagcgactgtgtggatcatatgaacattatagagctttttaaatgaaacagtagaagccgtatcgccccctacgcttcctgtagtgtattacagtctgtcagagcgactgtgtggatcatatgaacattatagagctttttaaatgaaacagtagaagccgtatcgccccctacgcttcctgtagtgtattacagtctgtcagagcgactgtgtggatcatatgaacattatagagctttttaaatgaaacagtagaagccgtatcgccccctacgcttcctgtagtgtattacagtctgtcagagcgactgtgtggatcatatgaacattatagagctttttaaatgaaacagtagaagccgtatcgccccctacgcttcctgtagtgtattacagtctgtcagagtgactgtgtggatcatatgaacattatagagctttttaaatgaaagagtagaagccgtatcgccccctacgcttcctgtagtgtattacagtctgtcacagcgactgtgtggatcatatgaacattatgtCCTGTATGGAGCCTCATTTCAAAACCAGTCTTGAGGAAAAACGCTCCTTTAACcctcagtgtgagtgggcaggtctgaactgctgtaggctgaatacgTGGATTATgtaaaaattgtatttatttatcatgTTTATTGGACTTATACAAGAAAATTTCTCTTGATACAGACCCTTTAATTGAAATGTTCATtatctttgtgtctctctctctctctctctctctctctctctctctctctctctctctctctctctctctctctttctccctctctgtctctctctctgtctctctctctcgctttctccatctttctctctctctctctctctctctctctctctctctctcgctttctccatctttctccctctctgtctctctcgctttctccatctttctccctctctgtctctctctctctctctccctctctctctctctctctccctctctctctctctctctctctctctctcgctttctccatctttctccctctctgtctctgtctctctccctctctctctctctctccctctctctctctctctctctccctctctctctctctctctctcccgctttctccatctttctccctctctgtctctctctctctctctctctctctctctctcgctttctccatctttctctctctctctctctcactctctctctctctctctctctctctctctctctcccgctttctccatctctttctccctctctctctctctctgtctctctctctgtctctctctctgtgtctctctctctctctctctctcccgctttctccatctctttctctctctctctctcccgctttctccatctttctctctctctctctctctctctctctctctctctctctctctctcgctttctccatctttctccctctctgtctctctcgctttctccatctttctccctctctccctctctctctctctctccctctctctctctctctctctctctctctctctctctctctctctctctctctctctctctctctctctctctatttctctctctgtagggaATCATAAAGCTGGATCACCCCTGCCTCCATGTAGATTTCCCGGTAATCATATGCGAGGTTTGATGGAGGAGAACCGTCCCAGATCGTGTGCACACTGACGACTCCGTCCCCTCCTCCCACCTTGTGTGCCAGATCCTGGATTTTCTCTGTGTAGCGCCCCCAAGAGGCCGCTCTGGCTCACTGCATGCTGGTGGACTTGTAGTGGGCAGGCTGGGGAGACATTGACCGCGTGTGATTTGGGAAAGACGATGATCTTACTCTGATCTGTCTCCAGATCCGATCTGTGAGTGAGAGTATTGGGACTTCGCTCTAGAGCCTGTGTGGGTGATCACCGATGTGGGGCGACGCTTTAGTACCTCGTCCTCTGTGTTCTGTCACTATG
This genomic interval from Pygocentrus nattereri isolate fPygNat1 chromosome 21, fPygNat1.pri, whole genome shotgun sequence contains the following:
- the tusc2b gene encoding tumor suppressor 2, mitochondrial calcium regulator b; this encodes MGGSGSKVKGYWPFSGSGGGDEPTKEGKEQTLARVRSFRNGTPFVFTRRSSMYFDEDGDLAHEFYEETVVTKNGRKKAKLKRIQKNLIPQGIIKLDHPCLHVDFPVIICEV